In Pelosinus sp. UFO1, one genomic interval encodes:
- a CDS encoding AI-2E family transporter, producing MSFKSYDTWFKISILLLGFYVIVKVTPIYFPIIIAMVLAFILNPLVNYISSIGLGGKKLYLGRSIAVLCAFFLTTFLLLIMGTFVLLPFIHEFDKFIVDLPGLILKVQEMIIEIQQRASVLDLPTNINTLIDQTIASAASFSADLARRILQAFFGFASSIVELVVVPVLTYYFLKDWSVLKDKIITMFTVESRGKVRKIIEEMATVISGYIRGQVLISIVIGVFVFSGMYLLEVDYPLVLGLLAACTETIPIVGPIIGSVPAIMLAYLNSPALAFKVVIFYIIVHQVENQIVVPNIMGHTIDLHPVIIIISLLIGGQLWGIVGMMLAVPTAALLRVLIRQLWITNER from the coding sequence ATGTCATTTAAATCATATGATACATGGTTTAAAATAAGTATCTTATTATTAGGGTTTTATGTAATTGTTAAAGTGACGCCAATTTATTTTCCCATCATTATTGCCATGGTTTTGGCTTTTATATTAAATCCATTGGTAAATTACATCTCCAGTATAGGACTTGGCGGGAAAAAGCTATATCTTGGACGTAGTATAGCAGTGTTATGTGCATTTTTCCTAACAACATTTTTACTGCTTATCATGGGGACCTTTGTTTTGTTACCATTTATACATGAGTTTGATAAGTTTATTGTTGATTTACCAGGGTTAATCCTAAAAGTCCAAGAAATGATTATAGAAATTCAGCAGCGTGCCAGTGTATTGGATTTGCCAACTAATATTAACACTCTAATCGATCAGACGATTGCAAGTGCCGCTTCATTCTCAGCAGATTTAGCTAGGCGTATCTTGCAAGCATTTTTCGGCTTTGCATCGAGTATTGTCGAGCTTGTGGTAGTACCAGTCTTAACCTACTATTTTTTAAAAGACTGGAGTGTCTTGAAAGATAAGATTATAACCATGTTCACCGTAGAATCACGTGGAAAAGTACGAAAAATCATTGAAGAAATGGCTACCGTTATTAGTGGTTATATTCGGGGACAAGTATTGATTAGCATTGTTATTGGAGTATTTGTCTTTAGTGGTATGTATTTACTAGAAGTAGATTATCCGCTAGTGTTAGGACTTCTTGCTGCCTGTACAGAAACAATCCCAATTGTTGGTCCGATAATTGGATCTGTACCTGCCATTATGCTGGCCTATTTAAATTCACCAGCGTTGGCATTTAAGGTCGTCATATTTTATATTATTGTGCACCAAGTTGAAAACCAAATTGTAGTACCTAATATTATGGGACATACTATTGATTTACATCCTGTCATTATAATTATTAGTCTGTTGATTGGTGGCCAATTGTGGGGGATTGTTGGTATGATGCTAGCTGTTCCGACGGCAGCACTGTTAAGAGTATTGATTAGACAGTTATGGATTACAAATGAAAGATAG
- a CDS encoding replication-associated recombination protein A: MDLFAYSNQEENNQTAPLAVRMRPRNLDEFIGQNEIIGKDKFLRKMIDGDNLPSIILFGPPGTGKTTLAQIIANTTGSYFEKLNAVSAGIADIRKIVEAAKERLGFYRQRTIVFIDEIHRFNKGQQDVLLPYVEDGRIILIGATTENPYFEVNAALLSRMRVVRLKSLGVSDLVEIMQQAMNDSERGLGSFKIEYTNEALAIIAELSGGDARIALNIIEQSVTMMRSSNVTELTIKILKEVVGERVQRYDKSGDHHYDTVSAFIKSMRGSDPDAALHYLARMIVAGEDVKFIARRIVICAAEDVGNADPQALVIAMSAAQAVQFIGMPEAQIILSEAVIYISTAPKSNASYMAVAQAINDVKQKDCGQIPLHLRDAHYPGAKKMGHGLDYLYPHNYDGNYIEQQYLPDNLKGTVYYRPTENGQELKNKKKSKT, translated from the coding sequence ATGGACTTATTTGCATATTCCAACCAAGAAGAAAATAATCAAACGGCTCCTTTAGCAGTACGGATGCGTCCTAGGAATTTAGACGAATTTATTGGACAAAATGAGATTATTGGTAAGGATAAATTTCTGAGAAAAATGATTGATGGTGACAATCTTCCATCAATTATTTTATTTGGACCACCTGGTACAGGTAAGACAACATTGGCACAAATTATTGCTAATACTACAGGAAGTTATTTTGAAAAACTCAATGCAGTATCGGCGGGCATTGCTGATATTCGGAAAATCGTTGAGGCAGCAAAGGAAAGGCTCGGATTTTATCGACAACGCACTATTGTTTTTATAGATGAAATACATCGATTCAATAAAGGCCAACAAGATGTGCTTTTACCATATGTGGAGGACGGCAGAATCATTTTAATTGGTGCAACTACAGAAAATCCATATTTTGAAGTAAACGCAGCTTTGTTATCTAGAATGAGAGTGGTTCGCTTAAAATCTCTTGGAGTGTCGGACTTAGTAGAAATTATGCAACAAGCAATGAATGACAGTGAACGTGGACTTGGAAGCTTCAAGATTGAATACACAAATGAGGCTTTAGCTATTATCGCTGAATTATCCGGTGGTGATGCCAGAATTGCTCTAAATATTATTGAACAATCAGTAACTATGATGAGATCATCGAATGTAACTGAATTAACAATTAAAATTCTAAAGGAAGTAGTAGGTGAAAGGGTACAAAGGTATGATAAGTCTGGTGACCATCATTACGATACCGTGTCCGCCTTTATTAAAAGCATGCGTGGCTCTGATCCAGACGCCGCTTTACATTATTTAGCACGTATGATAGTAGCAGGAGAAGATGTTAAGTTTATAGCTAGGCGAATCGTTATTTGTGCTGCAGAAGATGTAGGCAATGCTGACCCTCAGGCTTTAGTAATAGCCATGTCTGCTGCTCAAGCGGTTCAGTTTATTGGTATGCCTGAAGCACAAATTATTTTATCAGAAGCTGTGATTTATATTAGTACTGCACCTAAAAGTAATGCTTCTTATATGGCCGTAGCCCAAGCAATCAATGACGTGAAGCAAAAAGATTGTGGACAAATACCGTTACATTTACGGGACGCTCATTATCCAGGGGCTAAAAAAATGGGACATGGCTTAGATTATTTATATCCCCATAACTATGATGGTAATTATATAGAACAACAATATTTACCGGATAATTTAAAGGGGACGGTCTACTATAGGCCTACTGAAAATGGCCAGGAATTAAAAAATAAAAAAAAGTCAAAAACTTAA
- a CDS encoding MBL fold metallo-hydrolase, giving the protein MKIIKLEVGNLGANCYIVYCEKTLNGAVIDPGGNAQDIIRVINQEKIKIVSIINTHGHADHIGDNDRIKEHTGAPVMIHKEDAGMLISSQGNLSMYIGSNLICQAADVLLSDGQKIMVGELEFQVIHTPGHTPGGICLKVNDVVFSGDTLFQQSIGRSDFPGGSHNQLVNSIKERLLVLADDTTILPGHGGETTIINERQNNPFLQ; this is encoded by the coding sequence ATGAAAATAATAAAGTTAGAAGTAGGAAACCTCGGCGCTAATTGCTATATTGTATATTGCGAGAAAACTTTAAATGGCGCAGTGATTGATCCCGGCGGCAATGCGCAAGATATCATTCGTGTTATTAATCAAGAAAAGATAAAAATAGTATCGATCATAAATACTCATGGGCATGCTGATCACATTGGGGATAATGATAGAATAAAAGAGCATACTGGTGCACCTGTTATGATTCATAAAGAAGATGCAGGTATGTTAATAAGTTCCCAAGGAAATTTGTCTATGTATATCGGTAGTAATCTTATATGTCAAGCTGCGGATGTCTTGCTAAGTGATGGCCAAAAAATTATGGTGGGTGAACTAGAATTTCAGGTTATACATACTCCAGGTCACACACCTGGTGGAATTTGTCTTAAGGTCAATGATGTGGTATTTAGTGGTGACACCTTGTTTCAACAATCCATTGGTAGATCTGATTTTCCTGGCGGATCACATAATCAGCTAGTGAACAGTATAAAAGAGCGATTGTTAGTGCTTGCAGACGATACTACGATTTTGCCTGGTCATGGGGGCGAAACAACGATTATCAACGAGCGCCAAAATAATCCTTTTTTGCAATAA
- the dtd gene encoding D-aminoacyl-tRNA deacylase, which translates to MRAVVQRTLQSNVTVENNTIAAIGQGLTVLLGVGHEDTEQDSYYLAEKIINLRIFSDISGKMNLSLLDINGELLVVSQFTLFADCRKGRRPSFDGAAPPELAQRLYEIFIEKCKQLGIKVACGKFQFEMLVALDNHGPVTMLLDSKRIF; encoded by the coding sequence ATGAGGGCTGTTGTTCAACGTACACTACAATCAAATGTAACAGTAGAAAATAATACGATTGCTGCTATCGGGCAAGGTTTAACAGTTTTATTAGGTGTAGGACATGAAGATACGGAGCAAGATTCTTACTATTTGGCAGAAAAGATTATAAATTTACGAATTTTTTCCGATATTAGTGGTAAAATGAATTTATCACTCTTGGATATAAATGGTGAACTATTAGTAGTATCCCAGTTTACCCTATTTGCCGATTGTCGTAAGGGGCGTAGGCCTAGCTTTGATGGCGCAGCCCCTCCTGAGCTCGCTCAAAGGTTATATGAAATATTTATTGAAAAATGTAAGCAGTTAGGTATAAAAGTTGCTTGTGGAAAATTTCAATTCGAAATGCTAGTAGCACTGGACAACCATGGGCCAGTAACAATGCTCCTTGATAGCAAACGTATTTTTTAG
- a CDS encoding bifunctional (p)ppGpp synthetase/guanosine-3',5'-bis(diphosphate) 3'-pyrophosphohydrolase: MGNETQTTIEEIIKKIQSYQPDAPIEIVIQAYELAVDAHKGQTRASGEEYICHPLGVARILAELQIDALTISASLLHDVVEDTAFSLEEIEKLFGKEIAMLVDGVTKLSRIEYKSKEEQQLENFRKMFLAMARDIRVVLIKLADRLHNMRTLKHMPEYKQRRISQETHEIFAPLAHRLGISNVKWELEDLAFRYLEPEKYYELVEKVKQKRREREQIINEAVRILSERLDEVDIKADIQGRPKHFYSIYKKMLKGNKDLSEIYDLSAVRILVDTVKDCYGALGVVHTLWKPLPLRFKDYIAMPKSNMYQSLHTTVIGTEGQPLEIQIRTMDMHRTSEYGIAAHWRYKEGSKGANKDFDEKLTWLRQLSEWQQDLRDPHEFMETVKLDIFSDEVFVFTPKGDVIDLPAGSIPIDFAYRIHTGVGNRCIGARINGKIVPLETKLANGDIVEIITTKTGNGPSRDWLNIVGSSDTKNKIRQWFKKEKREENIIKGREMLEKESKKLGYDWREITKGERLSEVGKKFNIQTEEDLMAALGYGGVTTHGIMTKLIEAYKKELRSTTSPDVSRLLAKLKPHNTTSKSGHGILVEGESGLMVRLAKCCNPLPGDTIIGYITRGRGVSVHRADCTNILVQPEEYERMIEVGWDLTVGNLYKVIVEVIGVDRSELLSDILMVTSESKIKVSSVNAKVIKNNMGSITLTLDLSNLNQLEHIMTKMRRVKDVYSVHRAMPNLGGVG; encoded by the coding sequence ATGGGCAATGAAACGCAGACCACTATTGAAGAAATTATAAAAAAAATACAATCCTATCAGCCTGATGCTCCCATAGAAATTGTCATACAAGCTTATGAACTTGCTGTTGATGCTCATAAAGGTCAAACACGGGCTTCAGGTGAAGAATACATTTGTCATCCACTGGGAGTAGCGAGAATCTTAGCTGAATTACAAATTGATGCATTAACGATTAGTGCATCTTTACTGCATGATGTTGTAGAAGATACTGCTTTTTCCTTAGAAGAAATTGAAAAGCTGTTTGGTAAAGAAATCGCTATGTTAGTGGATGGCGTGACTAAGCTAAGTCGCATCGAATATAAGTCGAAAGAGGAGCAACAATTAGAAAACTTTCGTAAAATGTTTTTGGCTATGGCAAGGGATATCCGGGTAGTTTTGATAAAGTTAGCAGATCGTCTGCATAATATGCGAACCTTAAAACATATGCCTGAATACAAACAGCGTAGAATTTCTCAGGAAACTCACGAGATATTTGCGCCTCTTGCTCATCGTCTGGGAATATCCAATGTGAAATGGGAGTTAGAGGACTTGGCTTTTCGTTATTTAGAGCCAGAGAAATATTATGAACTTGTAGAAAAAGTTAAGCAAAAACGTCGTGAACGAGAGCAAATTATTAATGAAGCTGTTAGAATTTTATCAGAACGCTTAGATGAAGTAGATATTAAAGCAGATATTCAAGGACGCCCTAAACATTTTTATAGCATATATAAAAAAATGCTTAAAGGGAATAAGGATCTTAGTGAAATTTATGACTTGTCTGCTGTTCGTATTTTAGTAGATACCGTTAAAGATTGTTATGGTGCTTTAGGTGTTGTGCATACCTTATGGAAGCCCTTGCCACTTAGGTTTAAGGACTATATTGCAATGCCAAAGAGTAATATGTATCAATCGCTACATACAACTGTAATTGGAACAGAAGGACAACCACTGGAAATTCAAATTAGAACCATGGATATGCATCGAACCTCTGAATACGGAATTGCAGCTCATTGGCGATATAAAGAGGGCTCTAAGGGGGCCAATAAAGATTTTGACGAGAAATTAACCTGGCTGCGGCAATTATCAGAGTGGCAACAAGATTTGCGAGATCCTCATGAGTTTATGGAAACTGTAAAGTTAGATATTTTCTCTGATGAAGTATTTGTTTTTACACCCAAAGGAGACGTAATTGATTTACCTGCAGGTTCAATTCCGATTGATTTTGCTTATCGGATTCACACTGGGGTAGGAAATCGCTGTATTGGTGCTCGAATTAATGGTAAAATAGTCCCATTAGAAACTAAATTGGCAAATGGGGACATCGTTGAAATTATTACAACGAAAACCGGTAATGGACCAAGTAGAGACTGGCTAAATATTGTTGGATCCTCTGATACTAAAAATAAAATTCGTCAGTGGTTTAAGAAAGAGAAACGGGAAGAAAACATTATTAAGGGCCGAGAGATGCTCGAGAAAGAGAGCAAAAAACTAGGTTATGATTGGCGAGAAATAACCAAAGGTGAAAGATTATCTGAGGTAGGGAAAAAATTCAATATACAGACGGAAGAGGATTTAATGGCGGCATTAGGTTATGGGGGAGTGACAACCCATGGCATTATGACGAAGTTAATTGAGGCCTATAAAAAAGAATTACGCAGCACTACGTCTCCGGACGTATCAAGACTATTGGCAAAGCTTAAACCACACAATACTACTAGTAAATCAGGTCATGGTATTTTGGTTGAGGGAGAGTCAGGTCTAATGGTAAGATTAGCCAAATGCTGCAATCCTTTACCTGGAGATACAATTATTGGCTATATTACTAGAGGGCGTGGAGTTTCGGTACATCGGGCGGATTGTACTAATATTTTGGTTCAGCCAGAAGAATATGAGCGTATGATAGAAGTTGGTTGGGATTTGACTGTCGGGAATTTATATAAAGTAATTGTTGAAGTTATCGGTGTCGATCGTTCTGAATTGTTATCTGATATTTTAATGGTTACTTCTGAGAGTAAGATAAAAGTTAGTTCCGTTAATGCTAAAGTCATTAAAAATAATATGGGATCTATTACGCTAACGTTGGATCTTAGTAATTTGAATCAATTAGAGCATATTATGACCAAGATGAGGCGAGTAAAAGATGTATATAGTGTGCATCGCGCTATGCCAAATTTAGGAGGCGTAGGATGA
- the aspS gene encoding aspartate--tRNA ligase, with protein sequence METMVGLKRTHSCDFLNKQNEGEEVVLCGWVARRRDHGGLIFLDLRDRSGFVQVVFSQDVDVDSFTKAETVRSEYVLAVRGIVKLRDAATINANIATGEIEVYGTELRILNAAKTPPFYIQDNIDVDETLRLKYRYLDLRRPEMQRNLMLRHRVAKTMRDFLDNNGFMEIETPMLAKSTPEGARDYLVPSRVSPGKFYALPQSPQTFKQMLMVAGMERYFQIVRCFRDEDLRADRQPEFTQLDIEMSFIDQEEILTIMENMTARIFKEALDVEIQTPFLRLSYEDAMNRYGSDKPDIRFDMELVDLSDAVKNSNFKVFETVLANGGQVKAINVKGYANAPRRELDGLIEYVSTYGAKGLAWISYTSEGIKSAITKFLTDENMADITKAAGIETGDLLLIVADKPAVVANSLGQLRLEMARRLNLIDNDKLSFLWVVDFPMFEHDEEENRWVAMHHMFTSPRDEDVEYLESNPGRVKAKAYDMVLNGTEVGGGSIRIYNRELQERVFTAIGFTQEEAFAKFGYMLEAFEYGTPPHGGIAFGLDRLIMIMAKRPSIRDVIAFPKTQSATDVMTQAPSEVDAKQLRELSIKTTVVAKVKV encoded by the coding sequence ATGGAAACGATGGTAGGACTAAAACGAACACATTCGTGCGATTTTTTAAATAAGCAGAATGAGGGAGAAGAAGTAGTATTATGTGGTTGGGTGGCGCGTCGTCGCGATCATGGCGGATTGATTTTTCTTGATTTACGTGATCGTTCTGGCTTTGTACAAGTAGTATTTTCACAGGATGTGGATGTAGATTCCTTTACGAAAGCAGAGACTGTGCGTTCTGAATATGTATTAGCTGTAAGAGGTATAGTGAAATTAAGGGATGCAGCTACTATTAATGCTAATATAGCTACAGGTGAAATTGAAGTTTATGGGACAGAACTCAGAATTTTAAATGCGGCAAAAACCCCGCCTTTTTATATTCAAGATAACATCGATGTGGATGAGACGTTACGTTTAAAATATCGCTATTTAGATTTACGCCGTCCAGAAATGCAACGTAATTTGATGCTTAGACATCGCGTAGCGAAAACTATGCGCGATTTTCTCGACAATAATGGGTTTATGGAAATTGAGACCCCAATGCTAGCAAAGAGTACTCCAGAAGGCGCTAGAGACTATCTAGTACCAAGTCGAGTAAGTCCTGGAAAGTTTTATGCTTTACCACAATCTCCTCAAACTTTCAAACAGATGCTGATGGTTGCAGGCATGGAACGTTATTTCCAAATTGTTCGTTGTTTCCGTGATGAAGATTTAAGAGCTGATCGTCAACCAGAGTTTACTCAGCTTGACATTGAAATGTCGTTTATTGATCAAGAAGAGATATTGACGATCATGGAAAATATGACAGCTCGTATATTTAAAGAAGCACTGGATGTTGAGATACAAACACCATTTTTGCGTTTGAGTTATGAAGATGCAATGAATCGTTATGGTTCTGACAAACCGGATATACGCTTTGATATGGAATTAGTTGATCTTTCAGATGCTGTAAAGAATTCAAATTTTAAGGTTTTTGAAACCGTTTTAGCAAATGGCGGGCAAGTAAAAGCTATCAATGTTAAAGGCTATGCCAATGCTCCAAGGCGTGAACTTGATGGCTTGATTGAGTATGTATCTACTTATGGTGCTAAAGGGTTAGCTTGGATTAGCTATACATCAGAGGGAATTAAATCTGCAATCACTAAATTTTTAACAGATGAAAATATGGCTGATATTACTAAAGCTGCTGGAATTGAGACTGGAGATTTATTGCTTATCGTGGCAGACAAGCCTGCTGTCGTGGCCAATTCTTTGGGACAATTGCGTTTGGAGATGGCACGTCGTCTTAATTTAATTGACAATGATAAGTTATCTTTTTTATGGGTTGTCGACTTCCCAATGTTTGAACATGATGAGGAAGAAAATCGTTGGGTAGCTATGCATCATATGTTTACTTCACCGCGGGATGAAGATGTAGAATATCTAGAGAGTAATCCTGGTCGTGTAAAAGCTAAAGCCTATGATATGGTGTTAAATGGCACCGAAGTCGGTGGTGGCAGTATAAGAATTTATAATCGTGAACTGCAAGAACGAGTATTTACTGCAATTGGTTTTACTCAAGAAGAAGCATTTGCTAAATTTGGTTATATGTTAGAAGCATTTGAGTATGGTACACCACCACATGGTGGAATTGCATTTGGATTAGATCGGTTGATTATGATTATGGCTAAACGACCATCCATTCGAGATGTAATTGCTTTTCCAAAAACCCAAAGCGCTACAGACGTTATGACGCAAGCTCCATCTGAGGTGGATGCGAAGCAGTTAAGAGAGTTATCCATAAAAACAACTGTTGTGGCAAAGGTGAAGGTATAA
- a CDS encoding Fur family transcriptional regulator, translating into MAIDMGDIRQKFQEKQYKLTPQRKIILEAFVDHQDEHLSAEDVHTIVRQHSSEIGLATVYRTLELFSELEVLQKMDFGDGRSRYEINEKTTPHHHHHLICLTCNKVKEFEDDLLETLETVISRKSNFLIVDHQVKFYGYCQECQKKSEG; encoded by the coding sequence ATGGCAATTGATATGGGAGATATTAGGCAAAAGTTTCAAGAAAAACAATACAAGTTAACACCACAGCGTAAAATAATTTTAGAGGCTTTCGTAGATCATCAAGACGAACATTTAAGTGCAGAAGATGTACATACCATTGTTCGTCAGCATTCCTCAGAGATTGGTCTTGCTACTGTATATCGTACATTAGAACTATTTAGTGAATTAGAAGTTTTGCAGAAAATGGATTTTGGTGATGGACGTAGTCGTTATGAAATCAATGAGAAAACCACACCGCATCATCATCATCACTTGATATGTTTGACTTGCAATAAGGTAAAAGAATTTGAAGATGATTTATTGGAGACGTTGGAAACTGTGATTTCTCGCAAAAGTAATTTTTTAATTGTTGATCATCAGGTAAAATTTTATGGATATTGTCAAGAGTGCCAGAAAAAAAGTGAAGGCTAA
- a CDS encoding Rrf2 family transcriptional regulator, translating into MKISTKGRYGVAAMYDLAVHYGEGPISLKSIAQRQKISENYLEQLVSTLRKAGYVKSIRGAQGGYTLSKDPARISVGDIIRIMEGPIVLVDCLLAESEDNDYCERAGICVTRGVWAKVCDSISSVLDSISLADLCREERLQGDVCDNGKNLF; encoded by the coding sequence GTGAAGATATCGACAAAAGGACGCTATGGCGTAGCAGCCATGTATGATTTAGCAGTACATTATGGAGAAGGACCAATTTCTTTAAAAAGTATTGCGCAGCGGCAAAAAATTTCAGAAAATTATTTAGAACAGTTAGTAAGCACTTTGCGTAAAGCTGGATATGTAAAAAGTATCCGTGGTGCGCAAGGCGGATATACTTTAAGTAAGGACCCGGCAAGAATTTCAGTAGGTGACATTATTAGAATCATGGAAGGCCCTATCGTTTTGGTAGATTGTCTATTAGCAGAATCAGAAGATAACGATTATTGCGAAAGGGCAGGTATATGTGTAACCCGTGGGGTTTGGGCAAAAGTTTGTGACAGTATAAGTTCAGTGTTAGATTCTATTTCACTTGCGGACTTATGCCGGGAAGAAAGATTACAAGGAGATGTTTGTGATAATGGAAAGAATTTATTTTGA
- the hisS gene encoding histidine--tRNA ligase, with protein MLVTGPRGTKDILPEASSNWQYIEKIVRDICRLYLYKEIRTPVFEHTELFLRGIGETTDIVEKEMYTFTDRGERSLTLRPENTAAVVRSFLENKLYAETLLNKLFYIGPMFRYDRPQAGRYRQFHQFGIEALGSKGPAIDAEVIMLAVQLLKKLGLDDLHLYLNSVGCPECRPVYREKLQSYLQEKTSNLCTDCQSRFDRNPMRILDCKKEKCAEQSQGAPQIVDCLCDECSEHFSQLKELLTVAGVEFTLNPRLVRGLDYYTKTAFEIQYAPLGAQSAVCGGGRYDGLVAECGGPSTPGIGFAVGIERILLALEKQNLLPEASNAIDVFIAPMGTAMQGMAFALLCNLRENSITAEMDFMEKGIKWQMKQANKYPARFVAIIGEDEATQGKVMLKNMQTGVQQLVDISKVQEMIQLDLED; from the coding sequence ATGTTGGTAACAGGTCCACGGGGGACTAAAGATATACTGCCTGAGGCTAGTAGTAATTGGCAATATATTGAAAAAATAGTGCGTGACATTTGCCGCCTATACCTATATAAAGAAATTCGTACTCCAGTTTTTGAACATACGGAATTATTTCTGCGTGGTATTGGGGAGACAACTGACATTGTAGAAAAAGAAATGTATACTTTTACAGATAGAGGAGAACGTAGTCTTACATTAAGGCCTGAAAATACAGCAGCGGTAGTACGTTCTTTTTTAGAAAATAAACTCTATGCAGAAACGTTGCTTAATAAGTTATTTTACATAGGTCCTATGTTTCGTTACGACCGCCCCCAAGCCGGTAGATATCGGCAATTTCATCAATTTGGTATTGAAGCTTTAGGTTCAAAAGGACCTGCTATTGATGCTGAAGTTATTATGTTAGCGGTACAGCTATTAAAAAAATTAGGACTCGATGACTTACACTTATATTTGAATTCTGTAGGTTGTCCCGAGTGTCGTCCTGTATATCGTGAAAAATTGCAAAGTTATTTACAGGAAAAAACTTCTAATTTGTGTACAGACTGCCAATCTCGCTTTGATCGTAATCCTATGCGTATTCTTGACTGTAAAAAAGAAAAATGCGCAGAACAGTCTCAGGGAGCTCCTCAAATCGTTGATTGTTTATGTGATGAGTGTAGTGAGCATTTCAGTCAATTAAAAGAATTACTAACAGTTGCCGGTGTTGAATTTACACTAAATCCACGTTTGGTTCGTGGCTTGGATTATTACACTAAAACTGCTTTTGAAATTCAATACGCACCTCTGGGGGCACAAAGTGCTGTATGTGGTGGTGGTCGGTATGATGGTTTAGTGGCGGAATGTGGGGGACCTTCTACACCAGGGATTGGTTTTGCAGTTGGTATAGAAAGAATCCTATTGGCTTTAGAAAAACAAAATTTATTACCCGAGGCATCCAATGCGATTGACGTATTTATTGCTCCTATGGGGACTGCTATGCAAGGGATGGCTTTTGCCTTATTGTGCAATTTACGAGAAAATAGTATAACTGCTGAGATGGATTTTATGGAAAAAGGTATTAAGTGGCAAATGAAACAAGCGAATAAATATCCAGCTCGTTTTGTCGCAATTATCGGGGAAGATGAAGCGACACAAGGAAAAGTCATGCTGAAAAATATGCAGACTGGTGTGCAGCAATTAGTTGATATAAGTAAAGTACAAGAAATGATACAATTAGATTTGGAGGATTAA